Genomic window (Paenibacillus sp. PK3_47):
CAAGTACTCTTTGATGGATTACGGTTTTAGCACGAGCTATTTCCTTACGCACATCACGAATCCGAGTCGGGTTATCCAGTTGGCCGGTTGCCAATTGAAAACGGAGATTGAAAAGTTCTTCTTTGAATCCAGCGATCTTTTGTTCAATCTCGGCAGTGGTTAAGTTGCGAAGTTCATTAGCTTTCATTTGCTTCACCACCCAATTCTTCACGTTTCACAAACTTAGTTTTTACTGGCAGCTTGTGAGAAGCAAGACGCATCGCTTCACGAGCAATCTCTTCCGACACGCCTCCGAGTTCGAACATAATCTTGCCCGGTTTTACTACAGCTACCCATTTCTCAACGTTACCTTTACCACTACCCATACGAACCTCAAGAGGCTTTTGAGTAATAGGCTTATCAGGGAAAATCTTGATCCATACTTTACCGCCACGTTTGATGTAACGTGTCATCGCGATACGAGCAGCCTCGATCTGACGGTTAGTGATCCAAGATGGTTCCAGAGCTTGCAGGCCGAATTCGCCGAAGTTCAGCTCAGTACCGCCTTTTGCCATACCCTTCATGTGACCGCGTTGTTGCTTACGGTGTTTTACGCGTTTTGGTACCAACATGATTAGTTGCCTCCTTCCTGAGCAGCTTGTTTCTTAGCTGGGGGAAGAACTTCTCCACGGTAGATCCATACTTTTACGCCGATACGGCCGTAAGTTGTATGTGCTTCAGCCGTTCCGTAGTCGATATCGGCACGAAGCGTATGAAGTGGAACTGTTCCTTCGCTATAACCTTCTGAACGGGCAATCTCAGCGCCGCCAAGACGTCCGCCAACTTGAGTTTTGATTCCTTTTGCGCCGGAACGCATAGTTCTTTGAATCGCTTGTTTCAGTGCACGACGGAACGATACACGACGCTCCAGTTGTTGTGCAATGCTTTCAGCAACAAGAATAGCATCCAGTTCAGGGTGCTTAATTTCGTTGATGTTGATGTGAACCTTTTTGCCGCCGGCGATAGTTGTAACTGCGCTGCGAAGTACTTCTACTTCTGCTCCGCCTTTACCAATTACCATACCTGGCTTAGCAGTGTGAATAGTAACGTTCACTCGGCTTGCCGCTCTTTCGATCTCAATGCGGGAAACAGAGGAGTCTTTCAACTTACCTTTAAGGTATTCCCGGATTTTGACGTCTTCCATTAAAAGAGTACCGAAATCTTTGCCTGCATACCATTTAGATTCCCAATCGCGAATAATACCGATCCGGAGTCCGACTGGATTTACCTTTTGACCCACGTGTTATCCCTCCTTATTTCTCAGATACCACCAAAGTGATGTGGCTGGTACGTTTATTGATCCGACTTGCACGGCCCATGGCGCGCGGACGGAAACGTTTCATAGTAGGACCTTGGTTAACGAAAACTTCGCTAACGAACAAACTGTTCACGTCCATGGAGTAGTTGTGCTCAGCATTGGCAATCGCCGAGTTAAGCAGCTTTTCAACTACCGGAGAAGCGGACTTTGGAGTGTGGCGAAGAATTGCAATTGCTTCCCCCACTTGCTTGCCGCGAATCAAGTCAACAACCAGTTTCGCTTTGCGAGCAGAAATCCGCACCGATCTAGCATGTGCTTTTGCTTCCATTTATTTTCCCTCCTCTCGAACGAAGACCTGTAATTATCTTCTTGTTTTCTTATCGTCACCCGCGTGGCCTTTGTAAGTACGTGTTGGCGCGAACTCGCCCAACTTGTGACCTACCATATCTTCCGTTACGTATACTGGCACGTGTTTGCGGCCATCGTATACACCAAACGTATGTCCGATAAACTGAGGGAAAATTGTGGAGCGACGGGACCAGGTTTTTACAACGACTTTCTTATCTGCCGCGTTCAATTCCTCAACTTTTTTCAGCAGGTAGCCATCAATGAACGGCCCCTTCTTTAAACTGCGACCCATGTATGAATCCTCCCTTCATCCGGTTCTTCAAACCGCGAATCGACGCTTCGCGTTAAGCTGACTTATAGAGAAGCGTCTTATTTAGTGCGGCGGCGAATGATATATTTATCAGAAGCCTTGTTTTTCTTACGCGTTTTGTAACCAAGGGTTGGTTTGCCCCATGGAGACATAGGCGATTTACGTCCGATTGGAGCGCGGCCTTCACCACCACCGTGTGGGTGATCGTTAGGGTTCATTACTACCCCGCGAACTTCAGGACGTTGGCCGAGCCAGCGACTGCGTCCGGCTTTACCGATTTTGATCAACTCGTGATCTTCGTTACCTACGGAACCGATTGTTGCACGGCATACGCTAAGAATTCTGCGAACTTCACCGGAGTTCAAACGAACGGATACGTATTTATCTTCTTTACCAAGAAGTTGAGCTTCTGTACCAGCAGCGCGAACCAATTGTCCGCCTTTACCTGGTTTCAACTCGATGTTGTGGATAACAGTACCTACTGGAATGTTAACCAATGGAAGTGCGTTACCAATTTTGATGTCGGCATTCGGGCCGGACTCAACTTTATCCCCAACTTTAAGGCCTTTAGGAGCGATGATGTAACGTTTCTCTCCATCAGCATAGTGGATCAAAGCAATATTGGAAGTACGGTTCGGGTCATACTCGATTGTAGCAACGCTACCTGGTATGCCGTCTTTAGTCCGCTTGAAGTCGATGATACGGTATTTACGTTTGTGTCCGCCGCCATGGTGACGAACCGTAATTTTACCTTGGTTGTTACGGCCCGCTTTTTTGCTCAGCGGCGCAAGCAACGATTTCTCAGGCTGGTTTGTTGTGATTTCTTCAAACGTAGACACGGACATAGCGCGTCTTGCCGGAGAGGTCGGTTTGTACTTTTTGATTGGCACTGTAGTTCCCTCCTTACTTTAAGAGTATTATTCTACCGCTTCAAAGAATTCGAGCGGCTTGCTGTCCGGGCTAAGTTTCACGATGGCTTTTTTCCACTCTGGAGTGTATCCGGAGTATTTGCCATAACGCTTCAGCTTACCAGGTACGCGCATTGTGTTCACACTTACTACTTTAACTTTGAAAATAGCCTCGACGGCTTTTTTGATTTCGGTCTTGTTAGCACGAATATCCACTTCAAAAGCATACTTCAATTCGCTCATGTAGTCGGAAGTGCGTTCCGTAATCACCGGACGTTTGATAATATCACGAGGATCTTTCATTACGCGAACACCTCCTCTACCTTCAGAACTGCTTCCTTGGTGATGATCAGTTTGTCGTACGTCAGTACGTCAAGAACATTGATGCCGTCAGCCGCTACAAATTTCACCCCAGGGATGTTGCGAGCGGAAAGTGCCACATTGTCGTCATAGCCAGGAGCTACGATCAGAGCTTTGCTGTCCACTTTCAGGTTGTTCAGAATTGCAGCGAATTCTTTGGTCTTCGGTGCATTCAGTGTCAGGCTATCCAATACGATAATGTCGTTCCCGATAACTTTCGAGGACAATGCGGATTTGATGGCCAGACGGCGAACCTTCTTAGGCAGTTTCCAGGAATAGCTGCGTGGAGTTGGTCCGAAGACTACGCCGCCGCCTTTCCATTGTGGAGAACGGATGGAGCCTTGACGAGCGCGACCTGTACCTTTTTGTTTCCAAGGCTTACGTCCGCCGCCACGAACTTCAGAACGTCCTTTTACTTTGTGAGTGCCACGACGAAGGGAAGCTCTTTGCATAAGCGCAGCTTCGTGCAGTACATGCACATTCGGCTCAATACCGAATACTGTTTCGCTCAGTTCAACTTCGCCAACTTCGTTACCACTGATATTAAAAAGTGTTACTTTTGGCATTTCATGTTCCTCCTTTCTTCAGTAATTATTTCTTAACGGTTTGTTTAACTTTCACGAAGCTGTTCTTAGGGCCTGGGATAGCGCCTTTAACCAGCAGTACGTTGCGTTCTGCATCCACGCGGATGATTTCAAGCTTTTGAACCGTTACGGTCGTGTGACCCATATGTCCTGGCAGGCGTTTGCCCTTAGGAACACGGTTAGCTTGGATCGAACCCATGGAACCTGGTCTTCTGTGGTAACGGGAGCCGTGCGCCATTGGTCCGCGGCTTTGTCCCCAACGTTTGATAACACCTTGGAAACCTTTACCCTTGGTTGTACCTGTTACGTCAACAAATTCGCCTTCTGCGAAAATGTCAGCCTTCAGTTCTTGTCCAACCTCGAGGGACCCGAGGTCAACACCGCGAATTTCGCGAACGTAGCGCTTAGGTGTTGCATTTGCCTTTTTGGCGTGACCCTGTTCAGGCTTGTTGGAGCGGTTTTCCTTCTT
Coding sequences:
- the rplV gene encoding 50S ribosomal protein L22, with protein sequence MEAKAHARSVRISARKAKLVVDLIRGKQVGEAIAILRHTPKSASPVVEKLLNSAIANAEHNYSMDVNSLFVSEVFVNQGPTMKRFRPRAMGRASRINKRTSHITLVVSEK
- the rplB gene encoding 50S ribosomal protein L2; translated protein: MPIKKYKPTSPARRAMSVSTFEEITTNQPEKSLLAPLSKKAGRNNQGKITVRHHGGGHKRKYRIIDFKRTKDGIPGSVATIEYDPNRTSNIALIHYADGEKRYIIAPKGLKVGDKVESGPNADIKIGNALPLVNIPVGTVIHNIELKPGKGGQLVRAAGTEAQLLGKEDKYVSVRLNSGEVRRILSVCRATIGSVGNEDHELIKIGKAGRSRWLGQRPEVRGVVMNPNDHPHGGGEGRAPIGRKSPMSPWGKPTLGYKTRKKNKASDKYIIRRRTK
- the rplC gene encoding 50S ribosomal protein L3; the protein is MKGILGKKLGMTQVFTPEGNVIAVTVIEAGPCVVLQKKDLNIDGYEAVQLGFSDKKENRSNKPEQGHAKKANATPKRYVREIRGVDLGSLEVGQELKADIFAEGEFVDVTGTTKGKGFQGVIKRWGQSRGPMAHGSRYHRRPGSMGSIQANRVPKGKRLPGHMGHTTVTVQKLEIIRVDAERNVLLVKGAIPGPKNSFVKVKQTVKK
- the rplD gene encoding 50S ribosomal protein L4 → MPKVTLFNISGNEVGEVELSETVFGIEPNVHVLHEAALMQRASLRRGTHKVKGRSEVRGGGRKPWKQKGTGRARQGSIRSPQWKGGGVVFGPTPRSYSWKLPKKVRRLAIKSALSSKVIGNDIIVLDSLTLNAPKTKEFAAILNNLKVDSKALIVAPGYDDNVALSARNIPGVKFVAADGINVLDVLTYDKLIITKEAVLKVEEVFA
- the rpsS gene encoding 30S ribosomal protein S19 — encoded protein: MGRSLKKGPFIDGYLLKKVEELNAADKKVVVKTWSRRSTIFPQFIGHTFGVYDGRKHVPVYVTEDMVGHKLGEFAPTRTYKGHAGDDKKTRR
- the rpmC gene encoding 50S ribosomal protein L29, which translates into the protein MKANELRNLTTAEIEQKIAGFKEELFNLRFQLATGQLDNPTRIRDVRKEIARAKTVIHQRVLGIS
- the rplW gene encoding 50S ribosomal protein L23; the encoded protein is MKDPRDIIKRPVITERTSDYMSELKYAFEVDIRANKTEIKKAVEAIFKVKVVSVNTMRVPGKLKRYGKYSGYTPEWKKAIVKLSPDSKPLEFFEAVE
- the rplP gene encoding 50S ribosomal protein L16, which encodes MLVPKRVKHRKQQRGHMKGMAKGGTELNFGEFGLQALEPSWITNRQIEAARIAMTRYIKRGGKVWIKIFPDKPITQKPLEVRMGSGKGNVEKWVAVVKPGKIMFELGGVSEEIAREAMRLASHKLPVKTKFVKREELGGEANES
- the rpsC gene encoding 30S ribosomal protein S3 — translated: MGQKVNPVGLRIGIIRDWESKWYAGKDFGTLLMEDVKIREYLKGKLKDSSVSRIEIERAASRVNVTIHTAKPGMVIGKGGAEVEVLRSAVTTIAGGKKVHININEIKHPELDAILVAESIAQQLERRVSFRRALKQAIQRTMRSGAKGIKTQVGGRLGGAEIARSEGYSEGTVPLHTLRADIDYGTAEAHTTYGRIGVKVWIYRGEVLPPAKKQAAQEGGN